In a single window of the Metopolophium dirhodum isolate CAU chromosome 2, ASM1992520v1, whole genome shotgun sequence genome:
- the LOC132939676 gene encoding LOW QUALITY PROTEIN: glypican-6 (The sequence of the model RefSeq protein was modified relative to this genomic sequence to represent the inferred CDS: inserted 1 base in 1 codon; deleted 9 bases in 6 codons): MTRSFWSLAVVLCLAQAATASAPSSCYRTSNYFRTHFNDTSYVLEQPAISSAYLQVCGKSQETCCHENSEPQLVTVGRNMYDDKLQTSLKTLSGMYKEKAAKFDEYFKDMLNKARMGFHDMFKKTYGMMYEQNSYLFQDLFRDLEKYYDAGNTNIVEVLENFFSVLCQKMFTVMNSQFTFDAKYLVCVSESMSEVAPFGDVPDKLSAPLKRSFVASRTYVQALKIAGDILANINKMAPTQECLVGFSRMTQCPACKGLQDSKACNGYCLNVMKGCLAYHSQLDQDWNAFLDIMEKVKKRLLGPFNIELVVIPINVKISEGIMNFQENSQKVSQKGIMMVFANCGKPTLGPSRRRRRRDVLYNGDDYYDYQQGRVMNDGKNKDAGKADEDGEDDDDDEDDEDDEYDDVKPAVPPQARNEKKENVPEEGGERKKQQQQPQRKNKNNNGPKNGAGGGGNKNRKKNNKNNGLEDEEEDQGGPAFAFHRLLKDIGTHVSSTKNFWKRLPYEVCNNDVAVIETVQNSSCWNGSALASYGKEVMRDGLKNQKRNPEVPVDVSRPSSLLNEQVYALRAAINLLKNAYQGLDVEWDXEEVFHGGSRVGAGAIASSGDGSGDEDSDSGGRGYMSSNVSSTAHHQWGETGAATTAINAAGTPTPSPTRTATDPSDVGADSGSSAGPPRSKPTLQKALATYLLPVVAVWFGGSFLEVDSVSGQTDIFLRGFF, translated from the exons gCGCTTACTTACAAGTGTGTGGGAAATCGCAAGAGACATGTTGTCACGAAAACTCCGAACCACAACTGGTGACTGTTGGCAGAAATATGTACGACGACAAACTGCAGACTTCGTTAAAAACCCTAAGCGGCATGTACAAAGAGAAAGCTGCGAAATTCGATG AGTACTTCAAGGATATGCTGAACAAGGCCAGAATGGGTTTCCACGACATGTTCAAAAAGACGTACGGAATGATGTACGAACAGAACTCGTACCTGTTCCAGGATCTGTTCCGGGACCTGGAAAAGTATTACGACGCTGGCAACACGAACATCGTCGAGGTGTTGGAAAACTTCTTCTCCGTGCTTTGCCAGAAAATGTTCACTGTCATGAACAGCCAGTTTACGTTCGACGCAAA GTATTTGGTGTGCGTCAGCGAGAGCATGTCGGAAGTAGCGCCCTTTGGCGACGTGCCCGACAAACTTTCGGCGCCGCTGAAAAGGTCATTTGTCGCTTCCAGAACGTACGTCCAGGCACTGAAAATAGCCGGTGACATTTTGGCCAACATCAACAAG atGGCGCCTACCCAAGAATGTTTGGTCGGTTTTTCCAGAATGACTCAATGCCCGGCTTGCAAAGGATTGCAGGACAGCAAAGCTTGTAACGGATATTGTCTGAACGTCATGAAGGGATGTCTGGCGTACCACTCGCAACTCGATCAAGACTGGAACGCGTTTTTGG ATATCATGGAGAAGGTG AAAAAGCGTCTGCTAGGGCCGTTCAACATCGAACTGGTCGTTATACCGATCAATGTGAAGATATCCGAAGGAATAATG AACTTCCAAGAGAATTCTCAGAAGGTTTCGCAAAAAGGTATAATGATG GTGTTCGCCAACTGCGGTAAACCGACGTTGGGTCCGTCGCGTAGGCGCCGTCGCCGCGACGTGTTGTACAACGGCGACGACTACTACGACTACCAACAAGGACGGGTGATGAACGACGGTAAGAACAAGGACGCCGGTAAGGCCGACGAGGACGGCGAGGACGATGATGACGATGAggacgacgaagacgacgaaTACGACGACGTGAAGCCGGCGGTGCCGCCTCAGGCCAGAAACGAGAAAAAAGAAAACGTCCCGGAAGAGGGCGGAGAACGGAAGAAGCAGCAACAGCAGCCGCAGAGGAAGAACAAAAACAACAACGGACCGAAGAACGGTGCCGGCGGTGGAGGAAACAAGAACAGGAAAAAGAACAACAAGAACAACGGTCTCGAAGACGAGGAAGAAGACCAAGGAGGTCCTGCGTTCGCGTTCCACAGGCTGCTCaaggacatcggcacccacgtGTCTTCCACGAAAAACTTCTGGAAGAGGTTGCCGTACGAGGTGTGCAACAACGATGTGGCCGTGATCGAGACTGTTCAGAACTCCAGTTGCTGGAACGGATCTGCATTGGccag ttatggCAAGGAGGTGATGCGGGACGGCCTCAAAAACCAGAAGAGGAATCCCGAGGTGCCGGTGGACGTAAGC CGACCGAGCAGCCTGCTCAACGAACAGGTGTACGCGCTCAGAGCAGCT ATCAACCTTCTGAAGAATGCGTATCAAGGGCTGGACGTGGAGTGGG ATGAAGAGGTGTTCCATGGCGGC AGTCGAGTGGGCGCCGGAGCGATAGCGTCGTCAGGCGACGGTTCCGGTGACGAGGATTCAGACTCCGGCGGGCGTGGCTACATGTCTTCCAACGTCTCCTCCACCGCCCACCACCAGTGGGGCGAAACGGGCGCGGCCACGACGGCCATCAACGCGGCCGGTACG CCGACGCCCTCGCCGACGCGAACGGCCACAGACCCGTCCGACGTAGGCGCGGATTCGGGATCGAGCGCCGGGCCACCAAGGTCAAAACCGACGCTCCAAAAGGCGCTGGCCACGTACCTTTTGCCGGTGGTCGCCGTCTGGTTCGGCGGCTCGTTCCTCGAGGTGGATTCTGTGAGCGGGCAAACTGATATTTTCCTTCGcggttttttctaa